Proteins encoded in a region of the Globicephala melas chromosome 1, mGloMel1.2, whole genome shotgun sequence genome:
- the MTFR1L gene encoding mitochondrial fission regulator 1-like, translated as MSGMEASVTIPIWQNKPHGAARSVVRRIGTNLPLKPCPRASFETLPNISDLCLRDVPPVPTLADIAWIAADEEETYARVRSDTRPLRHTWKPSPLIVIQRNASVPNLRGSEERLLALKKPALPALSRTTELQEELSHLRSQIAKIVAADAASASLTPDFLSPGSSNVSSPLPCFGSSFHSTTSFVISDITEETEVEVPELPSVPLLCSASPECCKPEHKATCSSSEEDDCVSLSKASSFADMMGILKDFHRVKQSQDLNRSLLKEEDPALLISEVLRRKFALKEEDISRKGN; from the exons ATGTCGGGAATGGAAGCCAGTGTG ACCATCCCAATCTGGCAAAACAAGCCGCATGGGGCTGCTCGAAGTGTAGTGAGAAGAATCGGGACCAACCTGCCCCTGAAGCCATGTCCCCGGGCATCCTTtgag ACCCTGCCCAACATCTCTGACCTCTGTCTGAGGGATGTGCCCCCAGTCCCTACTCTGGCTGACATCGCCTGGATTGCTGCGGATGAAGAGGAGACTTATGCCCGGGTCAG GAGCGATACACGCCCCCTGAGGCACACCTGGAAGCCCAGCCCTCTGATCGTCATTCAGCGCAATGCCTCAGTGCCCAACCTCCGTGGGTCGGAGGAGAGGCTCCTGGCCTTGAAGAAGCCAGCCCTGCCAGCCCTCAGCCGCACCACAGAGCTGCAGGAGGAGCTGAGCCACCTGCGCAGCCAGATTGCTAAAATAGTGGCAGCTGATGCAG cTTCGGCTTCATTAACGCCAGATTTCTTATCTCCAGGAAGTTCAAATGTCTCTTCTCCCTTACCTTGTTTTGGATCCTCATTCCACTCTACAACTTCCTTTGTCATTAGTGACATCACCGAGGAGACCGAGGTAGAGGTCCCTGAGCTTCCATCAGTCCCCCTGCTTTGTTCTGCCAGCCCTGAATGTTGCAAACCAGAACACAAGGCTACCTGCAGCTCGTCTGAAGAAGATGACTGCGTCTCTCTGTCCAAGGCCAGCAGCTTTGCAGATATGATGGGTATCCTAAAGGACTTTCACCGGGTGAAGCAGAGCCAAGATCT GAACCGGAGTTTATTGAAGGAGGAAGACCCAGCCCTCCTTATCTCTGAGGTCCTAAGGAGGAAGTTTGCGCTGAAGGAAGAAGATATcagtagaaaaggaaactga